GTATTTTTAGTGTAGCGTATGATGATATACCGCCTGTGGTTGACCGTTTTAAAGTGCGTGACAGCCTTGTATCAGTGCGCATTACAGATGCCCTGAGCGGGATTGAGAGTTATAATGCCTACATTGACGGTAATTGGTGGCTGATGGAATACGATGCCAAAGACGATATGCTGTACGGAATTTTGCCAAAAGAAATGACCGCAGGAAAACATGATTTCAAATTGATTGTTACTGATAAAAAGAAAAACACTACAGCGCTGCTGCAAACCATAGAACGATGACAGAATTGAAAGAAGGCGATAAGGCCCCCTATTTTAGCTTAAACAACCAAAACGGAAAAACCGTTACCCTTGATAGCCTGAAAGGTAAAAAAGTAGTGTTGTACTTTTACCCCCAAGACAGCACCCCAACTTGCACCGTTGAAGCCTGCAACCTGCGCGATAACCATGCAAAACTGAAAAAAGCAGGATACACCATATTGGGCATAAGCCCCGATAGTGAGCAAAAGCACCGCAACTTTATAGCCAAGCAAAACCTACCCTTTGATTTGCTGGCCGATACCGAAACCAAAATGGTGCAGGATTATGGCGTGTGGGCTGAAAAAACATTGTTTGGCCGTACCTATATGGGCGTTTTACGTACCACCTTTTTGTTGGATGAAAACGGCATTATCACTGAAATAATCCGCAAAGTGGTATCAAAAGATCACGCCAAACAGATACTTAAAAAGTAAGCCCTCCGAGCCTGCCAAGGATTACTGAGCTTGTCGAAGTATCCTGAGCCTGTCGAAAAGTCCTGAGCTTGCCGAAGGACAAATACCAAACCGACACGCATCAGCGTTATCCGGTTATGTTGGCATTCTTAAACGTTTTCTTCTTCGTTTTCCATACCGTATTCATGTTATTTAATATGTTCGGCTGGATATGGCCGCGCTTGCGCCGTTGGCATTTATACGGACTTGCCCTTACCTATTCGTCGTGGTTTATTTTGGGCATTTGGTACGGCATGGGCTATTGTGCCTGCACCGATTTGCATTGGGACATTCGCCGCCAAATGGGCATTATTGATACCAGCGAATCTTACACCCACTTCCTTATTTTAAAAATCACGGGATTAAACCTCAATCAGGTATTGGTAGATTACATTACGCTGGGTACTATGGTAGCTGCCACCATTATCAGTATTGTACTTGCAGTGCGTGATAGGAAAAAGAAAGTAACCGGTAAGGTTTAATAGCTGGCGCACTTTCCTCTGTCC
The sequence above is drawn from the Bacteroidota bacterium genome and encodes:
- a CDS encoding DUF2784 domain-containing protein, with the translated sequence MLAFLNVFFFVFHTVFMLFNMFGWIWPRLRRWHLYGLALTYSSWFILGIWYGMGYCACTDLHWDIRRQMGIIDTSESYTHFLILKITGLNLNQVLVDYITLGTMVAATIISIVLAVRDRKKKVTGKV
- a CDS encoding thioredoxin-dependent thiol peroxidase — translated: MTELKEGDKAPYFSLNNQNGKTVTLDSLKGKKVVLYFYPQDSTPTCTVEACNLRDNHAKLKKAGYTILGISPDSEQKHRNFIAKQNLPFDLLADTETKMVQDYGVWAEKTLFGRTYMGVLRTTFLLDENGIITEIIRKVVSKDHAKQILKK